In Hippoglossus hippoglossus isolate fHipHip1 chromosome 24, fHipHip1.pri, whole genome shotgun sequence, a single genomic region encodes these proteins:
- the ttc32 gene encoding tetratricopeptide repeat protein 32 encodes MRKPDIRKPRNLQMEENIPVKLEHGNSEFHQKNFTQAEQLYSQFITSCLLSRKCDAASLARAYNNRGQIKYLRVDFHEAVEDYTSAIQADSHFEVPFYNRGLIRYRLGFFDDAVSDFQQALKLNPEFEDAKVSLQQTLLDRQEKTNRGY; translated from the exons ATGCGGAAACCCGACATAAGAAAACCCAGAAACCTGCAGATGGAAGAAAACATCCCAGTGAAGCTGGAACATGGAAACTCTGAGTTCCACCAGAAGAACTTCACACAGGCAGAGCAGCTGTACTCTCAgttcatcacttcctgtttgctctCCAG GAAATGTGATGCTGCCAGTTTGGCCAGAGCTTATAACAACCGCGGACAGATAAAGTACCTCCGGGTGGATTTCCATGAAGCGGTGGAGGATTACACTTCTGCTATTCAGGCTGACAGTCACTTTGAAGTACCTTTCTACAACAGAGGACTGATCAGATACAGACTGG GTTTCTTCGACGACGCCGTGAGTGACTTCCAGCAGGCGTTGAAGCTCAACCCAGAGTTTGAAGATGCCAAAGTGAGTCTGCAGCAGACGCTTCTGGACCGGCAGgagaagacaaacagaggatACTGA